One Amycolatopsis sp. NBC_00355 genomic window carries:
- a CDS encoding MFS transporter produces the protein MDTSRRLTWLLTSSAASHLGDGIGKVALPLLATTLTRDPVLIAGLSATQFLPWLLFAAVAGALVDRIDRRRAMAVANTARAVAVGALAVLVASGGLTIWLVYLTALVIGTAETVADSAANALVPAVVGDGSLDAANSKLQACEIVGQTFLGGPIGSTAFALFAAFPFVLGSAGFAIAAAVLLGLAGTYRPRTEAPAQRLRVELVAGLRWLRGHPLLLRLVAVAGLLSLVSELAQAQLVLYALDDLHLSDAAFGFFAFAGGIGGLLGAGVAPRLVRASSRRAVLLGGILGCGLGFGGMGLARSPVTGAALFGLFAAAVVAVNVVLATARHTLVPGELLGRVLGVWRTVVWGAIPVGALLGGVLTEALGTAARTFAVSGIAMLMITVFAFGALRRFALDDESASAGALPHQDP, from the coding sequence ATGGACACCTCCCGAAGACTCACGTGGCTGCTGACGTCGAGCGCCGCGTCCCACCTCGGGGACGGCATCGGCAAGGTGGCCCTGCCCCTGCTGGCCACGACGCTGACGCGGGACCCGGTGCTCATCGCCGGCCTGTCCGCCACCCAGTTCCTGCCCTGGCTGCTGTTCGCCGCGGTCGCCGGCGCGCTCGTCGACCGGATCGACCGCCGGCGCGCGATGGCCGTCGCGAACACCGCGCGCGCGGTCGCCGTCGGCGCGCTCGCGGTGCTCGTCGCGAGCGGCGGGCTGACGATCTGGCTGGTCTACCTGACCGCGCTGGTCATCGGGACCGCCGAGACGGTCGCCGACAGCGCGGCCAACGCCCTGGTCCCGGCGGTGGTCGGCGACGGCTCGCTGGACGCGGCCAACAGCAAGCTCCAGGCGTGCGAGATCGTCGGGCAGACGTTCCTCGGCGGCCCGATCGGCAGCACGGCGTTCGCGCTCTTCGCCGCCTTCCCGTTCGTCCTCGGCTCGGCCGGGTTCGCGATCGCCGCGGCCGTGCTGCTCGGGCTGGCCGGGACCTACCGCCCACGGACCGAGGCGCCCGCGCAGCGGCTGCGCGTCGAACTGGTGGCCGGGCTGCGCTGGCTGCGGGGCCACCCGCTGCTGCTGCGCCTGGTCGCCGTCGCCGGGCTGCTCAGCCTGGTCAGCGAGCTCGCGCAGGCCCAGCTGGTGCTCTACGCGCTCGACGACCTCCACCTGTCCGACGCGGCGTTCGGGTTCTTCGCGTTCGCCGGCGGGATCGGCGGGCTGCTCGGCGCGGGCGTCGCGCCACGGCTGGTGCGCGCGTCGAGCCGGCGCGCGGTGCTGCTCGGCGGGATCCTCGGCTGCGGCCTGGGGTTCGGCGGGATGGGGCTGGCGCGTTCGCCGGTGACCGGGGCGGCGCTGTTCGGCCTGTTCGCGGCGGCGGTTGTCGCGGTGAACGTCGTGCTCGCGACGGCGCGGCACACACTCGTGCCCGGTGAGCTGCTCGGCCGGGTGCTCGGGGTCTGGCGCACGGTCGTCTGGGGCGCGATCCCGGTCGGCGCCCTGCTCGGCGGCGTGCTGACCGAGGCGCTCGGCACCGCCGCGCGCACGTTCGCCGTGTCCGGGATCGCGATGCTGATGATCACCGTGTTCGCGTTCGGCGCGCTACGGCGGTTCGCACTCGATGACGAATCGGCCTCAGCCGGGGCGCTTCCGCACCAGGATCCGTAA
- a CDS encoding septum formation family protein — translation MSSSADRFPAATQTLRTRVVMGGIFAGALIALALSVVFSWGGGITGGVGGGAGKLSAAAEEAFHSPPGSCLTWDNPDASDARKVVCTQPHLFEVTTLVDIGAQFPEGAPTPTLDQWQQIAQQKCTADVKPYLGHNLDPYGKLTTNLLRPTTSQWDDGDRQLRCGLQWAGPGGKLLPTTAPAKEQDQSLVFEPGTCLALLGKGVGDPVECTKPHSYEIIATLDLKSKFKDGYPKQDDQKAWLDTECTKAAADYTGGADLDAKHLILTWDLREQESWDAGSTKVNCKVAAKLPDGSGLQAVTGSIKTAPAGTDGGQPGDGPPADGPPSDGGGGPETSSSAPPTSKQNG, via the coding sequence ATGTCTTCCAGCGCCGATCGGTTCCCTGCCGCCACGCAGACGCTGCGCACCCGCGTCGTGATGGGCGGCATCTTCGCGGGCGCGCTCATCGCGCTCGCCCTCAGTGTCGTCTTCTCGTGGGGCGGCGGCATCACGGGCGGCGTCGGGGGTGGGGCCGGCAAGCTGTCGGCCGCCGCCGAAGAAGCCTTCCATTCGCCGCCCGGCAGCTGCCTGACCTGGGACAATCCCGACGCGAGCGACGCGCGCAAAGTGGTCTGCACCCAGCCGCATTTGTTCGAAGTGACCACGCTGGTCGACATCGGCGCCCAGTTCCCGGAGGGCGCGCCGACCCCGACGCTGGACCAGTGGCAGCAGATCGCGCAGCAGAAGTGCACCGCCGACGTGAAGCCGTACCTCGGGCACAACCTCGATCCTTACGGAAAGCTGACGACGAACCTGCTGCGCCCGACGACGTCACAGTGGGATGACGGCGACCGCCAGCTGCGCTGCGGCCTGCAGTGGGCCGGCCCCGGCGGCAAGCTCCTGCCGACCACGGCCCCGGCGAAGGAGCAGGACCAGTCGCTGGTCTTCGAGCCCGGCACCTGCCTCGCGCTGCTCGGCAAGGGCGTCGGCGACCCGGTCGAGTGCACGAAGCCGCACTCCTACGAGATCATCGCGACCCTCGACCTCAAGTCGAAGTTCAAGGACGGCTACCCGAAGCAGGACGACCAGAAGGCCTGGCTCGACACCGAGTGCACCAAGGCGGCCGCGGACTACACCGGCGGCGCCGACCTCGACGCCAAGCACCTGATCCTGACCTGGGACCTGCGGGAGCAGGAGAGCTGGGACGCCGGTTCGACGAAGGTCAACTGCAAGGTGGCGGCGAAACTCCCCGACGGCAGCGGCCTGCAGGCCGTGACCGGCAGCATCAAGACCGCGCCGGCGGGCACCGACGGCGGCCAGCCGGGTGACGGCCCGCCCGCCGACGGCCCGCCGTCCGACGGCGGTGGCGGCCCGGAGACGTCGAGCTCCGCGCCGCCGACCTCGAAGCAGAACGGCTGA
- a CDS encoding haloalkane dehalogenase — protein sequence MRLLRTPDDRFTDLPDFPFEPRYVELDDPHGGVIRVGYVEAGPADGPPVLLLHGEPSWSYLYRKMLPVLAAAGLRAIAPDLVGFGRSDKPGDMVDHTYARHVEWMRGFAFDALDLRDVTLVGQDWGGLIGLRLVAEHPARFARVVASNTGLPTGDHDMPAVWHAFREAIEKAQVLDVSRFVQSGCKSPLPAEVRAAYDAPFPNEMYKAAPRAMPGLVPYRPDNPASAANRDAWKVLTELDLPFLVAFSDGDPITGGLAPVLQASLKGAQGLTHPVIAGAGHFLQEDAGEELAEHVVRFILG from the coding sequence GTGCGCCTGCTGAGGACACCGGACGACCGGTTCACGGACCTGCCCGACTTCCCCTTCGAGCCGCGGTACGTCGAGCTCGACGACCCGCACGGCGGCGTCATCAGAGTGGGTTACGTCGAGGCCGGCCCTGCGGACGGGCCACCCGTGCTGCTGCTGCACGGCGAGCCCAGCTGGTCCTACCTCTACCGCAAGATGCTGCCGGTGCTGGCGGCCGCCGGACTGCGCGCCATCGCGCCGGACCTGGTCGGTTTCGGCCGGTCCGACAAGCCGGGCGACATGGTCGACCACACCTACGCCCGGCACGTCGAGTGGATGCGTGGTTTCGCCTTCGACGCCCTCGACCTGCGCGACGTCACCCTCGTCGGCCAGGACTGGGGCGGCCTGATCGGCCTCCGCCTGGTCGCGGAGCACCCCGCGCGTTTCGCGCGCGTCGTCGCGTCCAACACGGGCCTCCCGACCGGCGACCACGACATGCCGGCGGTGTGGCACGCGTTCCGCGAGGCCATCGAGAAGGCCCAGGTGCTGGACGTCTCGCGCTTCGTCCAGTCCGGCTGCAAGTCACCGCTGCCGGCCGAGGTGCGCGCGGCGTACGACGCACCGTTCCCGAACGAGATGTACAAGGCCGCGCCCCGGGCGATGCCCGGCCTGGTGCCGTACCGCCCGGACAACCCGGCGTCCGCGGCGAACCGCGACGCGTGGAAGGTGCTGACGGAGCTGGACCTGCCGTTCCTGGTGGCGTTCTCGGACGGCGACCCGATCACGGGCGGCTTGGCCCCGGTGCTGCAGGCCTCGTTGAAGGGCGCGCAGGGGCTGACGCACCCGGTGATCGCCGGGGCGGGCCATTTCCTGCAGGAAGACGCGGGCGAGGAGCTGGCCGAGCACGTGGTGCGCTTCATCCTGGGCTGA
- a CDS encoding glutathionylspermidine synthase family protein, whose translation MYRDRREPRRDWQRIVEEQGLVYGTPARDSSGRVRPYWDESVHYVFEMDEVLSLEADVELLHSMCLEAVDNVVTTEGYQRFGIPEWVWPHIAESWKRQDPHVYGRFDLRYDGRSPAKLLEYNADTPTTLLEASLLQWHWKTDVFPDDDQWNSIHEKLVERWSFLQDKLPSNELHFTWSAADPSGEDNVTTAYLQETAAEAGLDTVGLAIEEVGWDPVLKRFVDLEEQQMATVLKLYPWEWLVDEEFGRNAVESLPRTLWVEPLWKMILSNKTLLAILWENYPGHPNLLPAFADDPGLLTEYVRKPKLGREGANVQIVATGYETQTDGVYGAEGFVYQAFDPLPEFDGYRPALGAWIVGDSSAGLGIRETGGLVTDDGAAFVPHRIPES comes from the coding sequence GTGTACCGGGACCGGCGTGAGCCGCGGCGCGACTGGCAGCGGATCGTCGAGGAGCAGGGGCTCGTCTACGGCACGCCGGCCCGTGACAGCAGCGGCCGGGTGCGGCCGTACTGGGACGAGTCCGTGCACTACGTCTTCGAGATGGACGAGGTCCTCTCGCTCGAGGCCGACGTCGAACTGCTGCACTCGATGTGCCTCGAAGCCGTCGACAACGTCGTGACGACCGAGGGCTACCAGCGGTTCGGCATCCCGGAGTGGGTCTGGCCGCACATCGCCGAGTCGTGGAAGCGGCAGGACCCGCACGTCTACGGCCGGTTCGACCTGCGCTACGACGGCCGGTCGCCCGCGAAGCTGCTCGAGTACAACGCGGACACGCCGACCACGCTGCTCGAGGCGTCGCTGCTGCAGTGGCACTGGAAGACCGACGTCTTCCCGGACGACGACCAGTGGAACTCGATCCACGAGAAGCTCGTCGAGCGGTGGTCCTTCCTGCAGGACAAGCTGCCGTCGAACGAGCTGCACTTCACCTGGTCGGCGGCCGACCCGTCCGGCGAGGACAACGTCACCACGGCGTACCTGCAGGAGACGGCGGCCGAGGCCGGCCTGGACACCGTGGGCCTGGCGATCGAGGAGGTCGGCTGGGACCCGGTGCTCAAGCGGTTCGTCGACCTCGAAGAGCAGCAGATGGCGACCGTGCTGAAGCTGTACCCGTGGGAATGGCTGGTCGACGAGGAGTTCGGCCGCAACGCCGTCGAGTCGCTGCCGCGGACGCTGTGGGTCGAGCCGCTCTGGAAGATGATCCTCTCCAACAAGACGCTGCTGGCGATCCTGTGGGAGAACTACCCGGGCCACCCGAACCTGCTGCCCGCGTTCGCCGACGACCCCGGCCTGCTCACCGAGTACGTGCGCAAGCCGAAACTGGGCCGTGAAGGCGCGAACGTCCAGATCGTCGCCACCGGTTACGAGACCCAGACCGACGGGGTCTACGGCGCCGAAGGCTTCGTCTACCAGGCGTTCGACCCGCTGCCCGAGTTCGACGGCTACCGGCCGGCGCTCGGCGCGTGGATCGTCGGCGACAGCTCCGCGGGACTGGGCATCCGGGAGACCGGCGGCCTGGTCACCGACGACGGTGCGGCATTTGTCCCACACCGCATCCCCGAGTCGTGA
- a CDS encoding metallopeptidase family protein, which yields MPVEMSRERFEELVSEALDEVPAEFAKAMDNVVVLVEEFNDEAPDILGLYHGIALTERTSSYGGVLPDRISIYRQPILSMCEDEDEVVEEVLITVVHELGHHFGIDDARLHELGWG from the coding sequence ATGCCCGTCGAGATGAGCCGGGAGCGGTTCGAAGAACTGGTCTCGGAGGCCCTGGACGAGGTGCCGGCGGAGTTCGCGAAGGCGATGGACAACGTCGTCGTGCTCGTCGAGGAGTTCAACGACGAGGCGCCGGACATCCTCGGTCTCTACCACGGGATCGCGCTGACCGAGCGGACGTCGTCGTACGGCGGGGTGCTGCCGGACCGGATCTCGATCTACCGGCAGCCGATCCTGTCGATGTGCGAAGACGAGGACGAAGTCGTCGAAGAAGTCCTCATCACCGTCGTGCACGAGCTGGGCCACCACTTCGGCATCGACGACGCCCGGCTCCACGAGCTCGGCTGGGGCTGA
- the serS gene encoding serine--tRNA ligase has product MIDPRTLRDDPEAVRASQRARGEDEGVVDKLLSLDSRRRSSIAAADKLRNEQKILGKQIPKAPPEEKQQLLATAKELAAQVKAAEAEQNTSSEEFDQLFRTVPNLVHPDAPIGGEDDFAVVKHVGEPTKLGFTPRDHLELLEALGGVDMERGAKVSGSRFYFLTGIGAQLQLGLLNMAIAQALENGFTPMITPSLVRPEIMAGTGFLGQHSSEIYHLADDDLYLVGTSEVPLAGFHADEILDLNDDAKRYAGWSSCYRREAGSYGKDTRGIIRVHQFDKVEMFVYTKPEDAEAEHARLLDWEEQMLAKIEVPYRVIDTATGDLGTSAHRKFDCEAWVPSQEAYRELTSTSNCTTFQARRLSVRYRGENGKPLIAATLNGTLATTRWIVAIVENHQQEDGSVRVPEALRPFVGGKEVLTPR; this is encoded by the coding sequence GTGATTGACCCCAGGACTCTGCGCGATGACCCGGAAGCCGTGCGCGCGTCGCAGCGCGCCCGTGGCGAGGACGAAGGAGTGGTCGACAAGCTGCTCTCCCTCGACTCCCGGCGCCGCTCTTCGATCGCGGCCGCGGACAAGCTGCGCAACGAGCAGAAGATCCTGGGCAAGCAGATCCCGAAGGCCCCGCCGGAGGAGAAGCAGCAGCTGCTGGCGACGGCCAAGGAGCTCGCCGCCCAGGTGAAGGCGGCCGAGGCGGAGCAGAACACGTCGTCGGAGGAGTTCGACCAGCTCTTCCGGACCGTGCCGAACCTGGTGCACCCGGACGCGCCGATCGGCGGCGAAGACGACTTCGCCGTCGTCAAGCACGTCGGCGAGCCGACCAAGCTCGGCTTCACCCCGCGCGATCACCTCGAGTTGCTCGAAGCGCTCGGCGGCGTCGACATGGAGCGCGGCGCGAAGGTGTCCGGCTCGCGGTTCTACTTCCTCACCGGCATCGGCGCGCAGCTGCAGCTCGGCCTGCTCAACATGGCCATCGCGCAGGCGCTCGAAAACGGCTTCACGCCGATGATCACGCCGTCCCTGGTGCGCCCGGAGATCATGGCCGGCACCGGCTTCCTCGGCCAGCACTCGAGCGAGATCTACCACCTCGCCGACGACGACCTGTACCTCGTCGGCACGTCGGAAGTGCCGCTCGCGGGTTTCCACGCCGACGAGATCCTCGACCTGAACGACGACGCGAAGCGCTACGCGGGCTGGTCGTCCTGCTACCGCCGCGAAGCCGGCTCGTACGGCAAGGACACCCGCGGCATCATCCGCGTGCACCAGTTCGACAAGGTGGAGATGTTCGTCTACACCAAGCCGGAGGACGCCGAGGCGGAGCACGCGCGGCTGCTGGACTGGGAAGAGCAGATGCTGGCGAAGATCGAGGTGCCCTACCGGGTCATCGACACCGCGACCGGCGACCTCGGCACGTCCGCGCACCGCAAGTTCGACTGCGAGGCGTGGGTCCCGAGCCAGGAGGCCTACCGCGAGCTGACCTCGACGTCCAACTGCACGACGTTCCAGGCCCGCCGCCTCTCGGTCCGCTACCGCGGCGAGAACGGCAAGCCGCTGATCGCCGCGACGCTCAACGGCACCCTGGCCACCACCCGCTGGATCGTCGCGATCGTCGAGAACCACCAGCAGGAGGACGGCTCCGTGCGCGTCCCCGAGGCGCTGCGCCCGTTCGTCGGCGGCAAGGAAGTCCTCACGCCCCGCTGA
- a CDS encoding DUF4232 domain-containing protein, giving the protein MVRTRLSRFFPVVAASAGVLALSACGSGGTTPAASSSTPSTSGSATSSTAPTATPSSSSPAPATSPTAAPVDNGLCKAGDVKLALGQGDAGAGSLYRSLVITNSSGKPCEIQGFPGVSYVGGTDGHQVGKDAFREGAKGNAVKLNPGQSAAADIQFVNVRNFDSATCQPAEVKGLRIYLPQETASNFVPAPGTGCASTKIPGNQLAVKTVHPA; this is encoded by the coding sequence ATGGTTCGCACGAGGCTTTCACGGTTTTTCCCGGTCGTCGCGGCTTCGGCCGGCGTCCTCGCGCTCTCCGCCTGCGGCAGCGGCGGGACGACGCCGGCGGCGAGCAGCTCGACGCCGTCGACGTCCGGGTCCGCCACCTCCTCGACGGCCCCCACCGCGACGCCGAGCTCCAGCAGCCCGGCCCCGGCCACCTCGCCGACCGCCGCGCCCGTCGACAACGGGCTCTGCAAGGCCGGCGACGTCAAGCTCGCGCTCGGCCAGGGGGACGCGGGCGCCGGCTCGCTGTACCGGTCGCTGGTCATCACGAACTCGAGCGGCAAGCCGTGCGAGATCCAGGGCTTCCCCGGTGTCTCCTACGTCGGCGGGACCGACGGGCACCAGGTCGGCAAGGACGCCTTCCGCGAGGGCGCCAAGGGCAACGCGGTCAAGCTGAACCCGGGCCAGTCCGCGGCCGCCGACATCCAGTTCGTGAACGTGCGGAACTTCGACTCCGCCACCTGCCAGCCGGCCGAGGTCAAGGGCCTGCGGATCTACCTGCCGCAGGAGACGGCGTCGAACTTCGTGCCGGCTCCGGGCACCGGCTGCGCCAGCACGAAGATCCCCGGCAACCAGCTCGCGGTGAAGACGGTGCACCCGGCCTAG
- a CDS encoding aspartate aminotransferase family protein encodes MTDELLARHRAVMPSWMSLLYEEPIEIVHAHDRRMTDSQGRTYLDFFAGVLTNSMGYDVAEIGDAVRKQLDTGILHTSTLYLIRSQVELAERIAKLSGIPDAKVFFTNSGSEANDTALMLATQFRRSNQVLAMRNSYHGRSFGTVAITGNRGWSASALSPVKVNYVHGGYRYRSPFRDLSDAAYIDACVADLVDVLDTATAGDVACLIAEPIQGVGGFSLPPDGLFRAMKEVLDSYGVLFISDEVQTGWGRTGEHFWGIDAHGVTPDMMTFAKGLGNGLAVGGVVARGDVLDCFQAQSFSTFGGNPVSMAGATAVLDYIKDHDLQANCAARGRQLLSGLQAASSPLVAEVRGKGLMIGIELIKPGTTEPFVAAAARMLEETKKRGLLIGKGGLHGNVLRLGPPMTLTADEAQEGLDILVDSLAATHAALA; translated from the coding sequence ATGACCGACGAGCTGCTCGCCCGCCACCGCGCTGTGATGCCGTCCTGGATGTCGCTGCTCTACGAGGAGCCGATCGAGATCGTGCACGCGCACGACCGGCGGATGACCGACTCGCAGGGCCGCACCTACCTCGACTTCTTCGCCGGCGTGCTGACGAACTCGATGGGCTACGACGTCGCCGAGATCGGCGACGCGGTCCGCAAGCAGCTCGACACCGGCATCCTGCACACCTCGACGCTGTACCTGATCCGCTCGCAGGTCGAGCTGGCCGAGCGGATCGCGAAGCTGTCGGGCATCCCGGACGCCAAGGTGTTCTTCACGAACTCCGGCAGCGAGGCGAACGACACCGCGCTGATGCTCGCGACGCAGTTCCGGCGGAGCAACCAGGTGCTGGCGATGCGGAACTCCTACCACGGCCGGTCCTTCGGTACGGTCGCGATCACCGGCAACCGCGGCTGGTCGGCGTCGGCGCTGAGCCCCGTCAAGGTCAACTACGTCCACGGCGGCTACCGCTACCGCAGCCCCTTCCGCGACCTGTCCGACGCGGCGTACATCGACGCCTGCGTCGCCGACCTGGTCGACGTGCTGGACACGGCGACGGCGGGCGACGTCGCCTGCCTGATCGCCGAGCCGATCCAGGGCGTCGGCGGCTTCAGCCTCCCGCCGGACGGCCTGTTCCGCGCCATGAAGGAAGTGCTCGACTCCTACGGAGTGCTGTTCATCTCGGACGAGGTCCAGACAGGCTGGGGCCGCACGGGCGAGCACTTCTGGGGCATCGACGCGCACGGCGTGACGCCGGACATGATGACCTTCGCGAAGGGCCTCGGCAACGGCCTCGCGGTCGGCGGCGTGGTCGCCCGCGGCGACGTGCTGGACTGCTTCCAGGCCCAGTCGTTCTCGACGTTCGGCGGCAACCCGGTCTCGATGGCCGGCGCGACGGCGGTGCTGGACTACATCAAGGACCACGACCTCCAGGCGAACTGCGCGGCCCGCGGCCGTCAGCTGCTGTCAGGTCTGCAGGCGGCTTCGTCACCGCTGGTGGCGGAGGTCCGCGGCAAGGGCCTGATGATCGGCATCGAGCTGATCAAGCCGGGGACCACCGAGCCGTTCGTCGCCGCGGCGGCGCGCATGCTGGAGGAGACGAAGAAGCGCGGCCTGCTGATCGGCAAGGGCGGCCTGCACGGCAACGTGCTGAGGCTGGGCCCGCCGATGACCCTCACCGCCGATGAGGCCCAGGAGGGCCTGGACATCCTGGTCGACTCGCTGGCGGCGACCCACGCGGCACTCGCCTGA
- a CDS encoding DUF350 domain-containing protein yields MNTTLALSDTFGSDLVRGIGAILLYGVIGLLLMFAGFYAIDWTTPGKLSKLVTQGLPNAVIVTASGLLSMAFIVVVAIFNSASDLTEGLITSLVYGLLGIAVQVIAVRLLEWATRIDVASTIESEKFAPVSIVVAAAHIGLGLVVAVGIS; encoded by the coding sequence GTGAACACGACCCTTGCGCTGTCCGACACGTTCGGCTCCGACCTCGTGCGGGGGATCGGCGCGATCCTGCTCTACGGCGTCATCGGCCTGCTGCTGATGTTCGCCGGCTTCTACGCCATCGACTGGACCACGCCCGGCAAGCTGTCGAAGCTGGTCACGCAGGGCCTGCCGAACGCCGTGATCGTGACCGCGTCCGGGCTGCTCTCGATGGCGTTCATCGTCGTCGTGGCGATCTTCAACTCGGCGAGCGACCTCACCGAGGGCCTCATCACCTCGCTGGTCTACGGCCTGCTCGGGATCGCCGTCCAGGTGATCGCCGTCCGGCTGCTGGAGTGGGCGACCCGCATCGACGTCGCGTCGACCATCGAGAGCGAGAAGTTCGCCCCGGTCAGCATCGTCGTCGCGGCCGCGCACATCGGCCTGGGCCTCGTGGTGGCGGTCGGCATCTCCTGA